Proteins encoded within one genomic window of Oryza brachyantha chromosome 7, ObraRS2, whole genome shotgun sequence:
- the LOC102711635 gene encoding flavonol 3-sulfotransferase-like, with the protein MGPVPLPFNSDNAGGDDVPAVDPGLLEEYESIISSLPSNPKQRLRCYQGAWVQSSWVPGIIAIQRGRGFAPRRGDVVLASPPKCGTTWLKALAFATMARRAHPPAADERRRRHPLLRLNPHDCVPFMEKLFAAGLGSRMDALPSPRLMATHMHHSILPASIAGNPGGKIIYICRDPKDMLVSMWHFARRILPELPFADVFELACEGRCLSGPIWDHILGYWNASKASPETVLFLRYEEMLRDPIDGVRRLARFVGQPFSAAEEDAGVAEDIVGLCSFDKMRNLEVNVPPPPAAVQYGGRFANDSFFRRGVAGDWVNHMTPEMAARLDAIMEEKLNGSGLSFS; encoded by the exons ATGGGGCCAGTGCCATTGCCGTTCAACAGCGacaacgccggcggcgacgacgtgccgGCGGTGGATCCAGGCCTGCTGGAGGAGTACGAGAGCATCATCTCCTCGCTGCCGAGCAACCCCAAGCAGCGGCTGCGGTGCTACCAGGGCGCGTGGGTGCAGAGCTCGTGGGTTCCGGGGATCATCGCCATCCAGCGCGGCCGCGGcttcgcgccgcgccgcggcgacgtcgtcCTCGCGAGCCCGCCCAAGTGCGGCACCACGTGGCTCAAGGCGCTCGCCTTCGCCACCATGGCGCGCCGCGCGCACCCTCCCGCGGCcgacgagcgccgccgccgtcatccGCTCCTCCGCCTCAACCCGCACGACTGCGTCCCGTTCATGGAGAAGCTGTTCGCCGCCGGGCTGGGGAGCAGGATGGacgcgctgccgtcgccgaggCTCATGGCCACGCACATGCACCACTCCATCCTCCCCGCCTCCATCGCCGGCAACCCCGGCGGCAAAATCATCTACATATGCAG GGATCCAAAGGACATGCTGGTCTCCATGTGGCACTTCGCCAGAAGAATCCTGCCGGAGCTTCCATTCGCCGACGTGTTCGAGCTCGCCTGCGAGGGGCGCTGCCTGAGCGGGCCCATCTGGGACCACATCCTCGGCTACTGGAACGCGAGCAAGGCGAGCCCGGAGACGGTGCTGTTCCTGAGGTACGAGGAGATGCTGCGCGACCCCATCGACGGCGTCAGGAGGCTGGCCCGGTTCGTCGGGCAGCCGTTCTCggccgccgaggaggacgccggcgtcgcggaGGACATCGTCGGGCTGTGCAGCTTCGACAAGATGAGAAACCTGGAGGTCaacgtgccgccgccgccggcggctgtACAGTACGGCGGCAGGTTCGCGAACGACTCGTTCTTCAGGAGAGGGGTTGCGGGAGATTGGGTGAACCATATGACACCGGAGATGGCAGCACGTCTCGACGCCATCATGGAAGAGAAGCTTAATGGATCAGGCCTCTCTTTCTCCTGA
- the LOC102711363 gene encoding anthocyanidin 3-O-glucosyltransferase-like — protein MSSTSQHLHVAVVAFPFSSHAPKLLAVARALATAAPSVTISFLSTADSLARLPATAAVVPGNNLRFVEMPSGGGGEDDGEGTPAWRRMEMFVEAAEGGGLKRALEMAGDEAGGARVSCVVGDAFMSMAAEAGVPWVAVWTGGPCALLAHLVGDALREDIGDGDYGARGDELLTSYPGLGCYRVRDLPLLGGAGTSSGDMHRVMTLLLCRVAQRLPGAATAVAFNAFPGLFPPDVSAAIADALPNCLPIGPYHFLPGAAVALAPDDDDPHGCLAWLADRPACSVAYVSFGTVAAPPPDELRELACGLEATGAPFLWSLREESWPLLPPGFLDRAKNSAGAGLVVPWTPQAAVLRHPAVGAFVTHSGWGAVVEGISGGVPMVCRPFLGDQHMNARAVARLWCFGTAFDGDGTGKPLMTRGGVAEAVASLLAGEEEEARMMRARARDLQSRMVSAFELDGGSTKNFHKFVEIVCARV, from the coding sequence ATGAGCTCGACGTCGCAGCATTTGCACGTCGCCGTGGTGGCTTTCCCCTTCAGCTCCCATGCCCCGAAGCTCCTCGCGGTCGCGCGTGCCctcgccacggcggcgccgtccgTGACCATTTccttcctctccaccgccgacTCCCTGGCTCGCCTCCCCGCCACCGCAGCGGTCGTCCCGGGGAACAACCTGCGGTTCGTGGAGATGCcgtcgggaggaggaggcgaagaCGACGGTGAGGGGACGCCGGCGTGGCGCCGCATGGAGATGTTCGTCGAGGCTGCGGAGGGTGGCGGGCTTAAGCGGGCGCTAGAgatggccggcgacgaggcagGCGGCGCGAGGGTGAGCTGCGTGGTCGGGGACGCCTTCATGTCCATGGCCGCCGAGGCTGGCGTGCCCTGGGTCGCCGTCTGGACGGGCGGCCCGTGCGCGCTCCTGGCGCACCTCGTTGGCGACGCGCTCCGGGAGGacatcggcgacggcgactacGGTGCTCGCGGCGACGAGCTGCTGACCTCCTACCCGGGCCTCGGGTGCTACCGCGTCCGCGACCTCCCCTTGCTGGGTGGCGCTGGCACCAGCAGCGGCGACATGCACCGCGTCATGACCCTGCTCCTCTGCCGCGTCGCGCAGCGGCTGCcaggcgccgccaccgccgtcgcatTCAATGCCTTCCCGGGCCTCTTCCCTCCGGACGTCTCTGCGGCCATTGCCGACGCGCTCCCCAACTGCCTCCCCATCGGCCCCTACCACTtcctccccggcgccgccgtggcatTGGcacccgacgacgacgacccccACGGCTGCCTCGCATGGCTCGCTGACCGCCCCGCGTGCTCCGTCGCGTACGTCAGCTTCGGCACGgtggctgcgccgccgccggacgaGCTCCGCGAGCTGGCCTGCGGGCTGGAGGCCACCGGCGCGCCCTTCCTCTGGTCGCTTCGGGAGGAGTCGTGGCCGCTGCTCCCGCCGGGGTTCCTAGACCGCGCCAAGaactccgccggcgccgggctcGTGGTGCCGTGGACGCCGCAGGCCGCCGTGCTGCGGCACCCGGCGGTGGGCGCGTTCGTGACGCACTCCGGGTGGGGAGCCGTCGTGGAGGGGATCTCCGGCGGCGTGCCCATGGTGTGCCGCCCCTTCTTAGGAGACCAGCACATGAACGCACGTGCCGTGGCGCGTCTGTGGTGCTTCGGCACAGCgttcgacggcgacggcaccgGCAAGCCACTGAtgacgcgcggcggcgtggctgaggcggtggcgtcgctgctcgccggggaggaggaagaagcccGGATGATGAGGGCTAGGGCACGGGATTTGCAGTCCAGGATGGTCTCGGCGTTCGAGCTCGACGGCGGATCGACGAAGAACTTCCATAAATTTGTGGAGATAGTTTGTGCTCGTGTGTGA
- the LOC102711083 gene encoding ferredoxin--NADP reductase, embryo isozyme, chloroplastic translates to MNKIFCMSVQQASKSKVAVKPLELDNAKEPPLNLYKPKEPYTATIVSVERLVGPKAPGETCHIVIDHGGNVPYWEGQSYGVIPPGENPKKPGSPNTVRLYSIASTRYGDSFDGKRASLCVRRAVYYDPETGKEDPSKKGICSNYLCDSKPGDKVQITGPSGKIMLLPEDDPNATHIMIATGTGVAPYRGYLRRMFMEDVPTFKFGGLAWLFLGVANTDSLLYDEEFTNYLQQYPNNFRYDKALSREQNNKNGGKMYVQDKIEEYSDEIFKLLDGSAHIYFCGLKGMMPGIQDTLKRVAEQRGESWEQKLSQLKKNKQWHVEVY, encoded by the exons ATGAACAAGATCTTTTGCATGTCTGTTCAACAAGCAAGCAAAAGCAAAGTTGCTGTTAAACCTCTGGAATTGGATAATGCAAAGGAGCCACCCCTTAACTTATACAAACCAAAGGAACCTTATACAGCTACAATTGTCTCAGTTGAGAGACTTGTAGGCCCTAAAGCTCCTGGTGAAACATGCCATATTGTCATTGATCATGGTGGCAATGTTCCATACTGGGAAGGACAAAGTTATGGTGTCATTCCTCCA GGAGAGAACCCAAAGAAACCTGGATCTCCAAATACTGTTCGGCTCTATTCTATTGCATCTACTAGGTATGGTGATTCTTTTGATGGAAAGAGAGCCAGTTTATGTGTTCGCCGTGCTGTTTATTATGATCCTGAAACTGGAAAGGAAGATCCCTCAAAGAAGGGTATCTGTAGTAATTACCTGTGCGACTCAAAACCAGGGGACAAAGTTCAGATCACAG GTCCCTCAGGCAAAATCATGCTTTTACCTGAGGATGATCCAAATGCAACGCATATCATGATTGCCACTGGCACTGGTGTTGCTCCATACCGTGGCTATCTACGTCGTATGTTCATGGAGGATGTTCCGACTTTCAAGTTTGGTGGTCTTGCTTGGCTCTTTCTTGGTGTTGCTAACACCGATAGCCTTCTCTATGATGAAGAGTTCACAAACTACCTTCAGCAGTATCCAAACAATTTCAG GTATGACAAAGCACTAAGTAGGGAACagaataataaaaatggtGGCAAGATGTACGTGCAGGACAAGATCGAAGAGTACAGTGatgaaatttttaaacttttggaTGGCAGTGCACATATCTACTTTTGCGGTTTGAAGGGTATGATGCCAGGGATCCAGGACACACTCAAGAGAGTGGCCGAGCAAAGAGGTGAGAGTTGGGAGCAGAAGCTCTCACAGCTAAAAAAGAACAAGCAATGGCATGTGGAGGTTTACTAG
- the LOC102710800 gene encoding WPP domain-associated protein isoform X1, protein MEGIHTVLDERMDPFMSRMTVPTATYQSPCTSIGDLDTQAKPLSDLEVPPPSLLSYHCSCDIGSNFEAFATVMSRLRQHLLDANVEINYTEYVDLMTLKVEQHLNKLKEDIRFLKGDNLVHDSDANDSSPMTCQHRKLVEIDEGFNGLKLLLVVVFRQIKEMLSLFSASIHDLRWEHEMQLEVTSIMIGDCIRSLKDELERKLYEQSSIVNTLKKNWKETVFQCGAIREELIDIANMLLPSDEESDIFNSRHEILGNWSNRWKYNFFGKKTGEERTLASNDKNVSSATQKSVCPGEVISEKSDFRHLTGMNREEMIKYFRFEISKLKRLHELSLQEKTEELFKFKREKASLALKHDPEFDSLRKKVPEIISRVDIIISNTRTAPTGCNTDEVLEERSRLTSRIDSLYYANQNLRGLLAEKMRDIKDLSRQISDTSRKMSLQLSLEEQLSRQLYKIKGDYEDLNIQNTIRDELYQTFTQKMFDDYGNSLKGTALNFQARVTSLEAALLEKEKQLCLANEENQRLKDKLSIQEKGHGIRDNQEDSELIKQENEEMILRDIEMESHISPRRSHANSEQNAEYEEFIKLKQSLKIATTALKEVESKELDYNVVLGKNEQEKQLDCILVSITDLSKEFMEIKHIMSVDMEGSEKRSEILSDQCNHMVQQALVLTKKGLWYKQMLDTRRSELQKAETEVDVLGNKVNTLINLVQKIYVTLENYSPVFQQYPGLLDAFLKTCKLVAGLKSKQKEDLQDTS, encoded by the exons ATGGAGGGGATCCACACC GTTTTAGATGAAAGGATGGACCCGTTTATGAGTAGAATGACCGTACCAACTGCTACTTACCAATCACCATGTACTTCCATTGGCGACCTTGACACCCAAGCTAAACCACTCAGCGATTTAGAAgtgccaccgccgtcgctgtTGTCTTACCATTGCAGCTGTGATATCGGGAGCAACTTTGAGGCGTTTGCAACTGTTATGTCACGGCTACGACAACACCTGTTGGATGCAAATGtagaaattaattacacagagTACGTGGATTTGATGACACTGAAAGTTGAACAGCACCTCAATAAGCTGAAGGAGGACATAAGGTTCCTGAAAGGCGATAACTTGGTCCATGATAGTGATGCAAATGATTCATCCCCTATGACGTGTCAGCACAGGAAGCTTGTTGAGATAGATGAGGGGTTCAATGGCTTGAAGCTACTTCTGGTTGTGGTGTTCCGGCAAATCAAGGAGATGCTGAGCTTGTTCAGTGCTTCAATTCATGATCTTAGGTGGGAACATGAGATGCAATTAGAGGTCACCAGCATTATGATCGGAGACTGCATTAGAAGTCTTAAGGATGAATTGGAGAGGAAGCTCTATGAACAAAGTTCCATTGTGAACACTCTAAAAAAGAATTGGAAGGAAACTGTGTTTCAATGTGGTGCTATCCGTGAAGAACTGATTGATATTGCCAATATGCTATTACCTTCAGATGAAGAATCGGATATTTTCAATAGCAGGCATGAAATTTTGGGCAACTGGAGTAACAGATGGAAATACAATTTCTTTGGGAAGAAAACAGGGGAAGAGCGAACATTAGCTTCCAATGACAAAAATGTCAGCTCCGCAACGCAGAAATCTGTATGTCCTGGGGAAGTTATTTCAGAGAAATCTGACTTCCGGCATCTGACTGGTATGAATAGAGAAGAAATGATAAAGTACTTCAGATTCGAGATTAGCAAATTAAAAAGGTTACATGAGTTGTCATTGCAAGAGAAAACGGAAGAattattcaaattcaaacgGGAAAAGGCATCACTGGCTCTTAAGCATGATCCCGAGTTTGATTCTTTAAGAAAGAAAGTTCCTGAGATCATTTCAAGAGTTGATATAATCATTTCAAATACCAGAACTGCACCTACTGGCTGCAACACTGATGAGGTACTTGAGGAAAGGAGCAGATTAACTAGTAGAATTGATTCACTATACTATGCTAACCAGAATCTTCGAGGTTTGCTTGCAGAAAAGATGAGGGATATTAAGGATTTATCTCGCCAGATATCTGATACCAGCAGGAAAATGTCACTTCAATTGTCACTGGAGGAACAACTTTCAAGGCAGCTCTACAAAATTAAAGGAGACTATGAGGATCTAAACATTCAAAATACTATTAGAGATGAGTTGTATCAAACTTTTACACAAAAAATGTTTGATGATTATGGGAACAGCCTGAAGGGCACTGCACTAAATTTTCAAGCAAGGGTGACTTCACTTGAAGCTGCACTCTTAGAAAAGGAGAAGCAATTGTGTCTGGCTAATGAAGAAAACCAGAGGTTAAAGGATAAGTTGTCAATACAAGAAAAGGGGCATGGCATCCGAGATAATCAGGAAGATTCTGAGTTAATCAAGCAAGAGAATGAGGAAATGATACTCCGTGATATCGAGATGGAGTCTCATATATCACCTAGGAGATCACATGCGAATTCTGAGCAGAATGCAGAGTATGAGGAGTTCATCAAACTGAAACAATCTTTAAAGATTGCCACAACTGCCTTGAAGGAAGTTGAATCAAAAGAATTGGATTATAATGTTGTTCTAGGTAAAAATGAGCAAGAAAAGCAACTAGATTGTATTCTGGTATCCATTACGGATTTGTCAAAAGAATTTATGGAGATCAAACATATAATGTCAGTAGATATGGAAGGAAGTGAAAAAAG GTCAGAAATTCTGAGTGACCAATGCAACCATATGGTACAGCAGGCACTTGTGCTTACAAAGAAGGGCCTTTGGTATAAGCAAATGCTAGATACAAGGCGTTCTGAACTCCAAAAAGCTGAAACTGAG GTTGACGTTTTAGGAAACAAGGTTAATACACTCATAAATCTTGTTCAAAAGATATATGTAACTCTTGAGAATTATTCTCCAGTATTTCAGCAATATCCTGGG CTGCTAGATGctttcttgaagacatgcaaGCTTGTTGCAGGTTTAAAAAGCAAGCAAAAAGAGGACTTACAAGATACATCATAA
- the LOC102710800 gene encoding WPP domain-associated protein isoform X2, producing MDPFMSRMTVPTATYQSPCTSIGDLDTQAKPLSDLEVPPPSLLSYHCSCDIGSNFEAFATVMSRLRQHLLDANVEINYTEYVDLMTLKVEQHLNKLKEDIRFLKGDNLVHDSDANDSSPMTCQHRKLVEIDEGFNGLKLLLVVVFRQIKEMLSLFSASIHDLRWEHEMQLEVTSIMIGDCIRSLKDELERKLYEQSSIVNTLKKNWKETVFQCGAIREELIDIANMLLPSDEESDIFNSRHEILGNWSNRWKYNFFGKKTGEERTLASNDKNVSSATQKSVCPGEVISEKSDFRHLTGMNREEMIKYFRFEISKLKRLHELSLQEKTEELFKFKREKASLALKHDPEFDSLRKKVPEIISRVDIIISNTRTAPTGCNTDEVLEERSRLTSRIDSLYYANQNLRGLLAEKMRDIKDLSRQISDTSRKMSLQLSLEEQLSRQLYKIKGDYEDLNIQNTIRDELYQTFTQKMFDDYGNSLKGTALNFQARVTSLEAALLEKEKQLCLANEENQRLKDKLSIQEKGHGIRDNQEDSELIKQENEEMILRDIEMESHISPRRSHANSEQNAEYEEFIKLKQSLKIATTALKEVESKELDYNVVLGKNEQEKQLDCILVSITDLSKEFMEIKHIMSVDMEGSEKRSEILSDQCNHMVQQALVLTKKGLWYKQMLDTRRSELQKAETEVDVLGNKVNTLINLVQKIYVTLENYSPVFQQYPGLLDAFLKTCKLVAGLKSKQKEDLQDTS from the exons ATGGACCCGTTTATGAGTAGAATGACCGTACCAACTGCTACTTACCAATCACCATGTACTTCCATTGGCGACCTTGACACCCAAGCTAAACCACTCAGCGATTTAGAAgtgccaccgccgtcgctgtTGTCTTACCATTGCAGCTGTGATATCGGGAGCAACTTTGAGGCGTTTGCAACTGTTATGTCACGGCTACGACAACACCTGTTGGATGCAAATGtagaaattaattacacagagTACGTGGATTTGATGACACTGAAAGTTGAACAGCACCTCAATAAGCTGAAGGAGGACATAAGGTTCCTGAAAGGCGATAACTTGGTCCATGATAGTGATGCAAATGATTCATCCCCTATGACGTGTCAGCACAGGAAGCTTGTTGAGATAGATGAGGGGTTCAATGGCTTGAAGCTACTTCTGGTTGTGGTGTTCCGGCAAATCAAGGAGATGCTGAGCTTGTTCAGTGCTTCAATTCATGATCTTAGGTGGGAACATGAGATGCAATTAGAGGTCACCAGCATTATGATCGGAGACTGCATTAGAAGTCTTAAGGATGAATTGGAGAGGAAGCTCTATGAACAAAGTTCCATTGTGAACACTCTAAAAAAGAATTGGAAGGAAACTGTGTTTCAATGTGGTGCTATCCGTGAAGAACTGATTGATATTGCCAATATGCTATTACCTTCAGATGAAGAATCGGATATTTTCAATAGCAGGCATGAAATTTTGGGCAACTGGAGTAACAGATGGAAATACAATTTCTTTGGGAAGAAAACAGGGGAAGAGCGAACATTAGCTTCCAATGACAAAAATGTCAGCTCCGCAACGCAGAAATCTGTATGTCCTGGGGAAGTTATTTCAGAGAAATCTGACTTCCGGCATCTGACTGGTATGAATAGAGAAGAAATGATAAAGTACTTCAGATTCGAGATTAGCAAATTAAAAAGGTTACATGAGTTGTCATTGCAAGAGAAAACGGAAGAattattcaaattcaaacgGGAAAAGGCATCACTGGCTCTTAAGCATGATCCCGAGTTTGATTCTTTAAGAAAGAAAGTTCCTGAGATCATTTCAAGAGTTGATATAATCATTTCAAATACCAGAACTGCACCTACTGGCTGCAACACTGATGAGGTACTTGAGGAAAGGAGCAGATTAACTAGTAGAATTGATTCACTATACTATGCTAACCAGAATCTTCGAGGTTTGCTTGCAGAAAAGATGAGGGATATTAAGGATTTATCTCGCCAGATATCTGATACCAGCAGGAAAATGTCACTTCAATTGTCACTGGAGGAACAACTTTCAAGGCAGCTCTACAAAATTAAAGGAGACTATGAGGATCTAAACATTCAAAATACTATTAGAGATGAGTTGTATCAAACTTTTACACAAAAAATGTTTGATGATTATGGGAACAGCCTGAAGGGCACTGCACTAAATTTTCAAGCAAGGGTGACTTCACTTGAAGCTGCACTCTTAGAAAAGGAGAAGCAATTGTGTCTGGCTAATGAAGAAAACCAGAGGTTAAAGGATAAGTTGTCAATACAAGAAAAGGGGCATGGCATCCGAGATAATCAGGAAGATTCTGAGTTAATCAAGCAAGAGAATGAGGAAATGATACTCCGTGATATCGAGATGGAGTCTCATATATCACCTAGGAGATCACATGCGAATTCTGAGCAGAATGCAGAGTATGAGGAGTTCATCAAACTGAAACAATCTTTAAAGATTGCCACAACTGCCTTGAAGGAAGTTGAATCAAAAGAATTGGATTATAATGTTGTTCTAGGTAAAAATGAGCAAGAAAAGCAACTAGATTGTATTCTGGTATCCATTACGGATTTGTCAAAAGAATTTATGGAGATCAAACATATAATGTCAGTAGATATGGAAGGAAGTGAAAAAAG GTCAGAAATTCTGAGTGACCAATGCAACCATATGGTACAGCAGGCACTTGTGCTTACAAAGAAGGGCCTTTGGTATAAGCAAATGCTAGATACAAGGCGTTCTGAACTCCAAAAAGCTGAAACTGAG GTTGACGTTTTAGGAAACAAGGTTAATACACTCATAAATCTTGTTCAAAAGATATATGTAACTCTTGAGAATTATTCTCCAGTATTTCAGCAATATCCTGGG CTGCTAGATGctttcttgaagacatgcaaGCTTGTTGCAGGTTTAAAAAGCAAGCAAAAAGAGGACTTACAAGATACATCATAA
- the LOC102706668 gene encoding N-acetyl-D-glucosamine kinase-like gives MQRYTDTGREIWDMEECQSPRMGSVILGVDGGAGNTVCVCIPAAMPFADPLPVLSRAVAGCSNHNSVGEGRARETLERVMAQALLKARRRRSNVCAVCLAVAGVNHPVDQQRMLDWLREIFPSHVKLFVENDAVAALASGTMGKLHGCVLIAGTGTIAYGFTRDGREARAAGAGPVLGDWGSAYGISAQALTAVVRAYDGRGPETVLTNNILDFLGLASPDELIGWTYEDQSWARIADLLPVVVESAEAGDEVANKILHNSVGELASSVKAVVQRLELSGEDGKDPFPLVMVGKVLMANKRWDIGKEVIDCVTKTYPGAYPIHPKVEPAVGAALLAWNAVASELDGSPRTVA, from the exons ATGCAGAGGTACACGGACACGGGGAGGGAGATATGGGACATGGAGGAGTGCCAGAGCCCGCGCATGGGGAGCGTCATcctcggcgtcgacggcggcgccggcaacaCCGTCTGCGTCTGCATCCCGGCGGCCATGCCCTTCGCTGACCCGCTCCCCGTCCTCTcccgcgctgtcgccggctGCTCCAATCACAACTCCGTTGGAG AAGGCAGGGCAAGGGAGACTCTGGAAAGAGTGATGGCGCAAGCTCTTCTGAAGGCACGCCGAAGGCGATCAAATGTCTGTGCTGTCTGCTTAGCTGTGGCGGGTGTGAATCACCCAGTCGATCAACAAAGGATGCTGGACTGGCTGAG GGAGATATTCCCAAGCCATGTCAAGCTGTTTGTGGAGAACGATGCCGTGGCAGCATTAGCAAGTGGAACCATGGGAAAGCTCCATGGATGTGTGCTGATTGCAGGAACTGGGACTATAGCATATGGTTTCACCAGAGATGGGAGAGAAGCTCGAGCAGCAGGTGCAGGGCCAGTTCTGGGTGATTGGGGCAG TGCATATGGGATTTCGGCACAGGCATTGACGGCAGTAGTGAGGGCTTATGATGGAAGGGGTCCTGAGACAGTTCTTACAAACAACATCCTTGACTTCCTTGGACTTGCATCACCAGATGAACTGATAGG ATGGACATATGAAGACCAATCGTGGGCTCGAATAGCTGACCTTCTTCCGGTTGTGGTAGAATCTGCTGAAGCTGGTGATGAAGtagcaaacaaaatattacacAATTCAGTTGGCGAACTAGCTTCTAGTGTCAAGGCAGTAGTGCAAAGACTTGAATTGAGTGGTGAAG ATGGAAAAGACCCTTTTCCGCTTGTTATGGTTGGTAAAGTTCTCATGGCAAACAAGAGATGGGACATTGGGAAGGAAGTGATAGATTGTGTCACCAAAACTTATCCAGGAGCCTATCCAATACACCCCAAG GTGGAACCAGCTGTTGGTGCAGCATTGTTGGCATGGAATGCTGTAGCAAGCGAATTAGATGGCAGTCCTAGGACTGTTGCCTAG